The following proteins are encoded in a genomic region of Clostridioides difficile:
- a CDS encoding phage tail family protein translates to MFFIYKNRNSKEFGIKIKKINDLSTPKRSIEKKSVPGRNGDLVIDAGNYENFILSIECDLDSKDVDIENMAMELTNWLQKDFVYEKLYIENRNYYYEAYCSNTLEIERMYKNFGEFVIEFDCKPFKRIVNYSDISIDTKDIDKFSVFNSYDISYPVIEIFGNGDISLKINEQDLILKGVKDRIIIDSDVMNAYKIDAVTKKLVNENSKMFSEFPTLTHGENKITWEGEVNVIEIKPNWVML, encoded by the coding sequence AAGATTAAAAAAATAAATGATTTAAGCACCCCTAAAAGGTCTATAGAAAAAAAGAGTGTGCCAGGCAGAAATGGCGACCTTGTAATTGACGCTGGTAACTATGAAAACTTCATATTATCTATAGAATGCGATTTAGATTCAAAAGATGTTGATATAGAAAATATGGCAATGGAGTTAACAAATTGGCTACAAAAAGATTTTGTATATGAAAAATTATATATAGAAAATAGGAATTACTATTATGAGGCTTATTGCTCCAATACCCTCGAAATAGAAAGAATGTATAAAAATTTTGGCGAATTTGTTATAGAGTTCGATTGTAAGCCATTTAAGCGCATAGTTAATTATAGTGATATATCAATAGACACTAAAGATATAGATAAATTTTCTGTTTTCAATAGTTACGATATATCATATCCAGTTATTGAGATTTTTGGAAATGGAGATATAAGCTTAAAAATAAACGAACAGGATTTAATTTTAAAAGGTGTAAAAGATAGAATTATAATTGATAGTGATGTGATGAATGCTTATAAAATTGATGCAGTAACTAAAAAGCTGGTGAATGAAAACAGTAAAATGTTTAGTGAATTTCCAACCCTAACACATGGCGAAAATAAAATAACCTGGGAAGGTGAGGTAAATGTTATTGAAATAAAACCTAATTGGGTAATGCTGTAA